The Pleuronectes platessa chromosome 11, fPlePla1.1, whole genome shotgun sequence genome includes a window with the following:
- the cnih1 gene encoding protein cornichon homolog 1 translates to MAFTFAAFCYMLALLLTAALIFFAIWHIIAFDELKTDYKNPIDQCNTLNPLVLPEYLIHFFFCVMFFCAAEWLTLCLNLPLLAYHVWRYMSRPVMSCPGLYDPTTIMNADILAYCQKEGWCKLAFYLLSFFYYLYGMIYVLVSS, encoded by the exons ATGGCGTTCACATTCGCGGCCTTTTGCTACATGCTCGCCCTGCTGCTCACGGCGGCGCTTATCTTCTTCGCTATCTGGCAC ATTATAGCATTTGACGAGCTGAAGACCGACTACAAGAATCCTATAGATCAGTGTAACACTTTAAATCCG CTGGTTCTTCCAGAGTATCTCAtccacttcttcttctgtgtgatGTTCTTCTGTGCGGCCGAGTGGCTCACCCTCTGTCTCAACCTGCCGCTGCTGGCTTATCATGTGTGGAG GTATATGAGCAGACCCGTGATGAGCTGCCCTGGACTCTACGACCCAACAACCATCATGAACGCTGACATCCTGGCGTACTGTCAAAAAGAAGGCTGGTGCAAACTGGCTTTCTATCTCCTGTCATTCTTCTACTATCTCTATGG GATGATCTATGTGCTGGTGAGCTCTTAA